In the genome of Bremerella sp. P1, the window CGGTCCCATCCCGGAACTCACCGAGCCTTACCAGAAGTGGCTAGACGTATTCGCTCAGCTGCGCGGCAACGCGCTGTTCTTTCCATACCTCGGAAGTGGAGCAGGGCAGGGGGCGCTTGTCGAACTAGCGGATGGAAGCGTCAAATACGACATGATTACCGGTATTGGCGTCCACGCGATGGGACATGCCAACACGGATCTTCTGCCAGAACTCATTCCTGCGGTGCTCTCGGATACGGTCATGCAGGGAAATCTCCAACAGAACACCGAATCACTACTGCTGAGCAAACAACTGGTCACTCTCGCCAATCAACACGGGGCTTCGCTAAATCATTGCTTCTTATCCAGCAGTGGAGCCATGGCCAATGAAAACGCAATCAAAGTTCTGTTCCAACACAAAGTCGGATCAAGCCGCATTTTGGCATTCCAAAACGCGTTTGCTGGTCGGACGCACCTGACTGGCCAAGTTACCGATCGCCCTAAGAACCGGGTCGGTCAGCCTCTGACGGTACCGGTCGACTACGTTCCCTTTTTTGATGCCAGTCGTCCCGAGGAGAGCACCCAGGAGACACTGCAAATCGTTGAAAGGTATCTCCAACGTTATCCGGATGCGCACTGCGGCTTCATCATGGAACTCGTGCAAGGAGAAGGGGGCTACTATAGCGCGCCACGCGAGTACTTTGTTTCGCTCTGCGAACTGCTCAAGAGACACAAGGTTCCCGTCTTCTTCGACGAGATTCAAACGTTCGGCCGAACATACGCCCCGTTCGCGTTTCAGATGCTCGAACTCGATGAATTCGCCGACGTCGTCACGGTGGGCAAAATGTCTCAGATATGTGCGACGTTCTTTCGCCAAGAGCTCAATCCGAAGCCAGGACTATTGAGTCAGACCTTCACCTCCTCCACGACTGCGATCGTTACTGCGCGCTGGATCTTGCGGAAACTGGTTGAAGGCAATTTCTATGGTCCTCAGGGTCGCATTGCCGATATACACAGTAGGTTTGTGAGACGGTTCGAGGCAATTCATGCGAAAGCCCCAGACCGCATACAAGGCCCGTGGGGCATTGGCGGCATGATTGCTTTTACGCCGCTGGATGGCTCTGCCGACGCTGCGAAGAAAGTACTGCATGCCTTGTACGAAGCAGGCGTGATCGCGTTTGTCGCCGGAGCGGGACCAGCACGCGTACGGTTCCTGCCTCCATTTCTTTCGTTGACTGATGACGAAATTGAGAACGTCTGTGACATCCTGGAAAGTGTCCTGCTGTCTCCGGAATTGAATTCCTAGCAACCACCTACGTCCTCGAAGGAGTCGCTATGCTCATTCGGCCTGTAGAACAACGCGATCTCGATCAACTGCATGACTTGGCTCAGCTGACCAAGTACGGGCTCACGACCCTTCCGAAAGATCGAGCGACCTTCGAGAAACGGGTGCGGCAAAGTCTGCGAGCATTCGAAGACTTGAACGACGCCGATCCGCAAGGACAGCTCTATTTGTTCGTTATGGAAGACACTGCTTCGCAAAAAGTGGTCGGTACGTGTGGCATTGTATCGAAGGTTGGTGGCTTCAAGCCTTTCTACGCGTTTCGCCTCGAGACCGAGATCCAGCAGTCGAAGACTCTCGGCAGCAAGCACGAACACCGCGTTTTGCACCTGTTCAAGAACCATGACGGGCCGACGGAGATCGGCAGTCTTTTTCTGCATCCCGAGTATCGCGGCGGAGGAAATGGCCGCGTGTTATCGCTATCACGCTTTCTGTTCCTTGCCGAGTACCCGAAGCTATTCGAGCAGGAAGTTATTGCCGAAATGCGTGGCGTTG includes:
- a CDS encoding aminotransferase class III-fold pyridoxal phosphate-dependent enzyme, producing the protein MESKSLIAQQLLSDPRVAQATELLTAALAEHSAKLSARGPIPELTEPYQKWLDVFAQLRGNALFFPYLGSGAGQGALVELADGSVKYDMITGIGVHAMGHANTDLLPELIPAVLSDTVMQGNLQQNTESLLLSKQLVTLANQHGASLNHCFLSSSGAMANENAIKVLFQHKVGSSRILAFQNAFAGRTHLTGQVTDRPKNRVGQPLTVPVDYVPFFDASRPEESTQETLQIVERYLQRYPDAHCGFIMELVQGEGGYYSAPREYFVSLCELLKRHKVPVFFDEIQTFGRTYAPFAFQMLELDEFADVVTVGKMSQICATFFRQELNPKPGLLSQTFTSSTTAIVTARWILRKLVEGNFYGPQGRIADIHSRFVRRFEAIHAKAPDRIQGPWGIGGMIAFTPLDGSADAAKKVLHALYEAGVIAFVAGAGPARVRFLPPFLSLTDDEIENVCDILESVLLSPELNS